From the Ciona intestinalis chromosome 2, KH, whole genome shotgun sequence genome, one window contains:
- the LOC100185916 gene encoding VWFA and cache domain-containing protein 1 isoform X1 has translation MRYLFISTTILFYLIILADAQDLKPNVSVLATYFSSLMKDTLGVEILQKKINNLQFERQRRNGTEFLNQVSTILSSTILERVTALQNLQAEVLSSFQGQEQSWTPCCKYDMEQLRINVNYKTKVDTDNMCEIISPTSPPFIQSLSSDVLSAMKLNHQQVPDIKWQYVANEQGVMTVYPSHKIPNCTSIDPRFRPWYTETAWPKPKRFLILLDSSRSMENTFNSKPMIDIARELIDILLETLRPNDKISAIGFRHEALRSQGCFRNQLAFASETNKEKLRSFLRNITPMGESSYTVAFQSAFQLLEQDYIKYKNKSDTEKYVILLISDGQPKEAYGRMQDVYSIIEQQNLKINNSVSIFSYAIGRNADVGILKNLSQVSNHAPSQKGHVFAINEVSDVRETISTLNHASNNLSYNDEPIFSSPYIDVGGLGLIFTVALPIHKPDGDGLYGVVAIDLAIQDVFKEVMYFNNDDGSYIFIIDNNGRVVYHPFLPNPTQLSNSINFFDINQLERSALVVEVVESMKRGGSGNKSTVLNQVLPVGNAVHTTQVNVDLFWKPITGTKFSICLVNVQDSQIILLQPEKISPWLNNHTTFQYHRLDLSSANGEEVCQRFYKTALVSKTSVLFAPRSFSSPFKYESQEETSALVQTYTTFFDELLSTTSSLQCDEVLTKHQDIVELFAPGVIADVMWSSFVDELWLQSGENHVSARFVGTSNGVDRIYPGTRLPKNIDVTTRIWYELAVAHPKLCVFSPPYRDAAGPGNVITISHAIVAKSSKTNKENVIGVVGIDFSLNHLYTILTTLYPNCKEDATIDSWYCILVDQRGNIVLHKDYVNDHEDNIQVKHIASDKELVTLLRDANFINRMRCLDLNKSIYRIWYTLHSNSSLDNTSPINGGECAKYFMEAVPNTNMFLVVRPNKDWCFNQGCNSPETLCSNNSGAFFGHTWQCPCSYPVGVDDCANTLLVDSNVPTCPPDRAQVIPFTECINEKIPKCVSTNCHLSKNASNCTGKVGCTWCYQSSDASSSLASPYCSETEDCYKGVEMARLPGYETKEICQDATASWQRTQTILACVGGCLLLVISFIIILRCLKSRRQTVKQNVDHGSVYDQVSPSATPIAENVEQTNKVAPRAPQVIISVVDSDGSEILRKPVQLIQGGVTYGAQQKAANPEVMKNKNNPEESKNKRVDTVSDDTSIETENTRNSVASNDVEHIDSPGKRKRLSRADARSRENLSNLEGVEEKFPFDTKPYIPMKQITNELSNSQSSPTLINNKSYCSDL, from the exons ATGAGATATCTGTTTATATCAACAAcgattctattttatttaataatacttGCTGATGCGCAAGACTTAAAACCGAATGTCAGTGTCTTAGCTACTTACTTTTCATCGTTGATGAAGGATACTTTAGGTGTTGAAATACTtcag aaaaaaattaacaacctCCAGTTTGAGCGACAAAGGAGAAATGGTACTGAGTTTTTAAACCag GTTTCAACAATATTATCATCAACCATTTTGGAACGTGTAACTGCACTGCAGAATTTGCAAGCAGAAGTTTTATCTTCCTTTCAAGGTCAAGAGCAAAGTTGGACACCTTGTTGCAAGTATGACATGGAACAGTTGAGAATTAATGTCAACTATAAGACAAAA GTTGATACAGATAATATGTGTGAAATTATTTCCCCAACTTCCCCACCTTTCATTCAATCACTTTCATCTGATGTTTTATCTGCAATGAAATTAAACCATCAACAAGTTCCAGATATAAAATGGCAATACGTTGCAAACGAGCAGGGTGTTATGACTGTGTACCCGTCGCATAAAATCCCAAATTGCACTTCCATTGATCCTCGTTTCAG ACCATGGTACACAGAAACAGCATGGCCGAAGCCGAAacgttttcttattttattggATTCTTCTCGTTCAATGGAAAAcacatttaacagcaaaccAATGATAGATATTGCAAGAGAACTGATTGATATTCTGCTTGAAACACTCCGACCAAATGACAAG ATAAGTGCAATAGGTTTTCGTCATGAAGCTCTTCGCTCACAAGGTTGTTTTCGAAACCAACTAGCATTCGCTtctgaaacaaataaagaaaaattaagaAGTTTTCTGCGAAATATTACTCCGATGg GTGAGTCTTCATATACTGTCGCGTTTCAAAGTGCATTTCAGCTTCTTGAACAAgattatattaaatacaagAACAAGT CTGATACAGaaaagtatgttattttgcTCATCAGTGATGGACAACCTAAGGAAGCTTATGGTCGAATGCAAGATGTTTATTCAATTATTGAGCAAcaaaacttgaaaataaataattctgtaTCAATATTTTCTTATGCAATTGGTCGAAACG CTGATGTTGGGATATTGAAGAATTTATCGCAAGTTTCAAATCATGCTCCATCACAAAAAG GTCATGTATTTGCTATCAATGAAGTTAGTGATGTGCGGGAAACTATCAGCACGTTGAATCATGCTTCTAACAATTTATCTTACAACGACGAACCTATATTTTCATCACCTTATATTGATGTTGGGGGGCTAG GTTTAATCTTTACTGTCGCTTTGCCAATCCATAAACCAGATGGTGATGGTTTATATGGTGTGGTGGCAATTGATCTGGCGATTCAGGATGTATTTAAGGAAGTAATGTATTTCAATAATGATGATGGAtcttacatttttattatag ATAACAACGGACGTGTGGTTTATCATCCATTCTTACCAAACCCAACACAATTATCCAATTCCATTAATTTCTTTGATATTAACCAATTGGAAAGAAGTGCTCTAGTTGTTGAAGTTGTAGAGTCAATGAAACGCGGAGGTTCTGGAAATAAATCAACTGTTTTAAATCAAGTGTTACCTGTGGGTAATGCTGTGCACACAACACAG gtAAATGTAGATCTGTTTTGGAAGCCAATCACTGGGACAAAGTTTTCAATTTGCTTGGTTAACGTACAAGATAGCCAGATTATTCTGTTACAACCTGAGAAGATCTCACCATGGTTGAACAATCATACCACATTTCAATACCACCGACTCGATCTATCCAGTGCTAATGGTGAAGAAGTTTGTCAACGATTTTATAAG ACGGCACTTGTATCAAAAACTTCTGTTCTTTTCGCGCCTCGGTCATTCAGCTCTCCCTTTAAATATGAATCACAAGAAGAAACATCTGCATTGGTACAAACATACACAACATTCTTTGATGAATTACTAAGCACTACATCAAGTTTGCAATGTGAtgaagttttaacaaaacaccaaGACATAGTCG aacTGTTTGCTCCGGGAGTTATAGCTGATGTTATGTGGTCTTCATTTGTCGACGAATTATGGTTGCAATCAGGTGAAAACCACGTCTCCGCTAGATTTGTTGGGACATCGAATGGAGTTGATAGAATATATCCAGGAACACGATTACCAAAGAATATTGATGTTACTACTAGAATTTG GTACGAATTAGCAGTTGCGCATCCAAAACTTTGTGTGTTTTCTCCTCCTTACCGGGATGCAGCTGGTCCCGGGAATGTTATAACAATAAGTCATGCAATTGTAGCAAAGTCATCCAAA acaaataaagaaaacgTTATTGGAGTGGTTGGTATTGACTTTTCATTAAATCATCTGTACACCATACTTACAACATTATATCCCAATTGCAAAGAAGATGCAAC GATTGATTCTTGGTATTGTATATTAGTTGATCAAAGAGGTAACATCGTCCTACATAAAGATTATGTGAACGATCATGAAGATAATATACAAGTAAAGCACATTGCAA GTGATAAGGAACTTGTTACACTGCTTAGAGATGCCAACTTTATAAATCGAATGAGATGTcttgatttaaacaaaagcaTTTACCGAATATGGTACACACTACACTCCAACTCAAGTCTCGACAACACCAGCCCcat AAATGGTGGCGAATGTGCAAAATATTTCATGGAAGCAGTCCCCAACACCAATATGTTCCTTGTTGTTCGGCCAAATAAAGATTGGTGCTTCAATCAAGGTTGCAATTCACCAGAAAcg TTGTGTAGCAACAATAGTGGTGCTTTCTTTGGTCATACATGGCAGTGTCCATGCAGCTACCCAGTCGGGGTGGATGATTGCGCCAATACATTACTG GTTGATTCCAATGTTCCTACCTGTCCTCCTGATAGAGCACAAGTAATACCATTTACTGAATGTATTAATGAGAAAATACCGAAATGTGTTTCCACCAATTGCCACTTATCG AAAAATGCATCCAATTGTACTGGAAAAGTCGGTTGCACTTGGTGTTATCAAAGCAGTGATGCATCATCCTCACTTGCCAGTCCCTACTGCTCGGAAACTGAAGATTGTTATAAGGGGGTTGAAATGGCACGGTTGCCGGGTTATG AAACGAAGGAGATATGTCAAGATGCAACAGCTAGTTGGCAGCGAACTCAAACTATCCTTGCATGCGTAGGAGGATGCTTGTTGCTGGTTatatcatttattattattttgcgcTGTTTAAAATCAAGGAGACAAACTGTGAAACAAAATGTCGATCATGGTT CAGTTTATGATCAAGTGTCTCCATCTGCAACTCCCATCGCAGAAAATGTAGAACAGACGAACAAAGTCGCGCCCCGGGCACCACAAGTg ATAATATCAGTGGTGGATTCTGATGGATCCGAAATTCTACGGAAACCAGTTCAACTTATTCAAGGTGGAGTTACTTATGGAGCACAACAAAAAG CAGCTAATCCTGAAGTAatgaagaataaaaacaatcctGAAGAAAGCAAAAACAAGAGAGTGGATACTGTATCAGATGATACCTCCATTGAAACTGAAAACACACGCAACAGTGTTGCAAGTAACGATGTAGAACACATAGACAGTCCAGGAAAAAGGAAGAGATTATCCAGAGCAGATGCCCGTTCAAGGGAAAACCTTTCTAATCTAGAGGGAGTGGAAGAGAAGTTTCCTTTTGATACAAAGCCATACAttcctatgaaacaaataacCAATGAACTGAGTAACAGCCAGTCTTCACCAACCCTAATTAACAATAAGTCTTACTGTTCTGATTTGTAA